Proteins encoded in a region of the Paenibacillus wynnii genome:
- the argC gene encoding N-acetyl-gamma-glutamyl-phosphate reductase: MNGKLRAAIVGSTGYGGVELIRLLQSHPNVEITSVISSSSAGVPIEEGFPHLTGVFERSLDGVEAAEIASRADVVFTATPSGVSAKLVPQLLEAGLKVVDLSGDFRLRDGAEYEQWYKHPAPDDVYLQQAVYGLSEVYGERVAGVDFISNPGCYPTATLLGLIPAIEAGWIKPESIIVDAKSGVSGAGRGTSLMVHYAEINENFKAYKINKHQHIPEIEQVLSDIAGEKVTITFTTHLVPMTRGIMTTIYAGMNDKYSEQDFVDLYRKYYTGRPYVRVRNAGIVPATKEVSGSNYCDIGFATDARTGRVTIVSVIDNIVKGAAGQAIQNLNLMMGWEETLGLGYTPVYP; encoded by the coding sequence ATGAATGGCAAGCTAAGAGCGGCGATAGTAGGATCAACGGGATACGGAGGCGTGGAGTTGATTCGACTGCTGCAAAGCCATCCCAACGTGGAGATCACATCGGTCATTTCCTCATCCAGTGCAGGGGTACCGATTGAAGAAGGCTTTCCGCATTTAACGGGAGTCTTTGAACGGAGTCTGGATGGTGTGGAGGCGGCTGAAATCGCGAGTCGCGCGGATGTTGTTTTTACGGCTACGCCGTCGGGGGTAAGTGCCAAGCTTGTACCGCAGCTGCTGGAGGCTGGACTGAAGGTCGTGGATTTATCCGGTGACTTCCGGCTCCGGGACGGTGCAGAGTATGAACAATGGTATAAGCACCCGGCTCCGGACGATGTCTATTTGCAGCAGGCGGTGTACGGACTATCTGAGGTGTATGGAGAGCGTGTGGCAGGTGTGGATTTCATTTCTAACCCAGGCTGCTATCCCACAGCGACCCTGCTTGGTCTTATCCCGGCCATTGAAGCAGGTTGGATAAAGCCTGAAAGTATCATTGTAGATGCCAAATCGGGAGTGTCCGGTGCAGGTCGCGGAACTAGTCTGATGGTCCATTATGCAGAGATTAATGAGAATTTTAAGGCATATAAAATAAATAAACATCAGCATATTCCGGAAATTGAGCAGGTACTCAGCGATATCGCCGGGGAAAAAGTAACCATAACCTTCACCACGCATCTCGTGCCGATGACTCGGGGCATTATGACGACGATCTATGCAGGGATGAATGATAAATACAGCGAGCAGGATTTTGTGGACTTATATCGTAAGTATTATACTGGGAGACCCTATGTCCGTGTAAGAAATGCAGGGATTGTTCCGGCTACCAAAGAGGTAAGCGGTTCGAACTATTGTGATATCGGATTTGCGACGGATGCCCGAACAGGGCGGGTTACCATTGTGTCGGTCATTGATAATATTGTAAAAGGTGCAGCAGGGCAGGCGATTCAAAACCTCAATTTAATGATGGGATGGGAGGAAACCCTTGGACTTGGCTACACACCAGTGTATCCATAA
- the fliD gene encoding flagellar filament capping protein FliD, translating to MVTRINGFSGMDVDSMVKNLMTAKRIPMDKLSQQKQTMQWTRDSYREMNSKFVDFQTNKLNRTYGLSAAMNSQKAVTSGNTDALKAVASANANGVDMTVSITQLALKGMLETNGKGSTFTASSTLTELGAASPGTYNLNVNGQAFSFTSETPISTIISKINSNADAKVSASFDEIKGKLIVTSNTLGATGEVKLGVGATDNTLLDVFGGVKQNTFGKDAIVFINNTKMIKNNNTFTVNGVSLTLLATTVNSIDPTIDPFDSGEANNPTKITIQSDPTKAIDTIKSFVADYNNLLSAMNSKISEEKYRDFPPLTDEQKVDMKEDDITKWTEKAKSGVLKNDDILRSTISNMRTLISEKIGSLSSIGITTGQYYEGGKLYLDEEKLTKALNANSQTVAELFQGSESAPKDGIFDKLAAKIDNSLDSLAKRVGTNKFSTDITSAYNEQSVMGKRLKEYNSRISDMLTNLSNAETRYYKQFSAMETAMNKLTAQSSSLLSSMGQS from the coding sequence ATGGTAACAAGAATTAATGGCTTTTCTGGAATGGATGTCGATTCAATGGTTAAGAACTTGATGACTGCGAAGCGTATTCCAATGGATAAATTATCCCAGCAGAAGCAAACCATGCAATGGACAAGAGATAGCTACCGTGAAATGAATAGTAAGTTTGTTGATTTCCAAACAAATAAGCTCAACAGGACCTATGGTCTTTCCGCAGCTATGAATTCACAAAAAGCTGTGACATCCGGTAATACAGATGCCCTTAAAGCAGTAGCTAGTGCTAATGCGAACGGTGTTGATATGACAGTGAGTATTACTCAATTAGCTTTAAAGGGTATGCTTGAAACTAACGGTAAAGGTTCTACATTTACGGCATCATCGACCCTGACGGAACTGGGAGCCGCCTCACCTGGTACTTATAATCTTAATGTGAATGGTCAGGCTTTCAGCTTCACCTCAGAAACACCAATTTCTACGATTATATCTAAAATAAACTCTAATGCTGATGCCAAAGTAAGTGCGAGCTTCGATGAAATTAAGGGGAAACTAATAGTTACCTCTAATACACTGGGTGCAACTGGTGAAGTTAAGCTTGGGGTAGGTGCAACTGATAACACTCTACTAGATGTTTTTGGCGGGGTTAAGCAGAATACATTTGGAAAAGATGCTATTGTATTTATAAATAATACCAAGATGATTAAGAATAATAATACCTTCACGGTTAATGGAGTATCGCTTACTTTATTAGCTACAACTGTAAACTCTATTGACCCTACTATAGATCCATTTGATTCAGGAGAGGCAAATAATCCAACTAAAATTACTATACAATCCGATCCAACAAAAGCGATAGATACGATTAAATCTTTCGTTGCAGACTATAACAACTTGTTAAGTGCAATGAATAGTAAAATTTCTGAAGAGAAATATCGTGATTTCCCTCCATTAACAGATGAACAAAAAGTTGATATGAAAGAAGATGACATCACAAAGTGGACGGAAAAGGCAAAGAGTGGCGTACTGAAGAATGATGATATTTTAAGATCCACTATCTCAAATATGAGAACCCTTATTTCTGAGAAAATTGGAAGCCTTAGCTCAATAGGGATTACTACTGGTCAATATTATGAGGGGGGGAAACTTTACTTAGATGAAGAGAAGCTAACCAAAGCATTAAATGCTAACTCTCAAACGGTAGCAGAACTATTTCAAGGATCGGAAAGTGCCCCTAAAGATGGGATATTTGATAAGTTAGCTGCCAAAATAGATAATAGCTTAGATAGCTTAGCGAAAAGAGTAGGAACTAATAAATTCTCTACAGATATAACTAGTGCCTATAATGAACAAAGTGTAATGGGGAAAAGACTCAAGGAGTATAACTCTCGTATAAGCGATATGTTAACTAATCTGAGTAATGCTGAGACTCGATACTACAAACAATTTTCCGCTATGGAAACCGCAATGAATAAATTAACAGCCCAGTCCTCGTCTCTTTTATCCAGTATGGGACAATCTTAA
- the hpf gene encoding ribosome hibernation-promoting factor, HPF/YfiA family: protein MQFSIRGQQFEVTEALKEYVDKKLNRLEKYFDAPPTSEGNVTLSVVHGLHTVEVTIPLAGVTLRAEDRSDDMYASTDAVLDKLERQIRKHKTKLNRKFRQEGSLKTLFVEGANGAVAVEDQDIDELEVVRNKRFTLKPMDVEEAILQMNMVGHNFFVFSNIDTSDVSVVYKRNDGKYGLIEQD, encoded by the coding sequence ATGCAATTCAGCATTCGAGGTCAACAATTTGAAGTGACTGAGGCATTGAAAGAGTATGTTGATAAGAAGCTCAACAGACTAGAGAAGTATTTCGATGCACCCCCTACCTCTGAAGGAAATGTAACGCTTAGCGTTGTTCATGGCCTTCATACGGTGGAAGTGACCATTCCGCTAGCAGGTGTAACTCTTCGTGCGGAAGATCGCAGCGACGATATGTATGCGTCCACTGACGCTGTATTGGACAAGCTGGAACGTCAAATTCGTAAACACAAAACCAAACTCAATCGTAAGTTCCGTCAGGAAGGAAGCCTGAAGACACTCTTTGTGGAAGGAGCCAACGGCGCAGTTGCTGTTGAAGATCAGGATATCGATGAATTGGAGGTTGTACGGAATAAGCGTTTCACTCTGAAACCAATGGATGTGGAAGAAGCAATCCTGCAAATGAACATGGTCGGCCACAATTTCTTTGTATTCTCCAATATTGACACCTCAGACGTGAGTGTCGTATACAAACGCAATGACGGCAAGTATGGACTAATCGAACAGGATTAA
- the prfB gene encoding peptide chain release factor 2 (programmed frameshift) — MIDPTVKQDLREIGKKLTNLRGSLDLDLKQEMIANFEEKMAAPGFWDDPDKAQGVIAEMNAVKSSVDQYEKLQVEYDDTSMMTELADEEGDDELAAETAASIRSLLAKVDEFELQLLLNQPYDKLNAILELHPGAGGTESQDWGQMLLRMYTRWSEKHGFKVEVLDYLPGDEAGIKSVTLLIKGFNAYGYLKAEKGVHRLVRISPFDSSGRRHTSFVSCDVVPEIKEDIEVEIRTEDLKIDTYRATGAGGQHINTTDSAVRITHLPSGVVVTCQNERSQIKNREQAMTMLRSKLYERKLQEQQQQLDEIRGDQSDIAWGSQIRSYVFHPYSMVKDHRTSVETGNTGAVMDGDLDAFIDGYLRSQIKTEAE; from the exons ATGATAGATCCTACTGTGAAACAGGACCTGCGTGAAATAGGCAAGAAACTAACCAACCTTAGGGGGTCACTT GACTTAGATCTCAAGCAGGAGATGATTGCCAACTTTGAAGAGAAGATGGCTGCTCCAGGTTTCTGGGATGATCCTGACAAGGCGCAAGGTGTCATCGCTGAAATGAATGCCGTGAAGTCATCCGTAGATCAATACGAGAAGCTTCAAGTGGAATATGATGATACGAGTATGATGACGGAGCTTGCGGATGAAGAAGGCGATGATGAATTGGCGGCTGAAACCGCAGCGTCTATTCGTTCTCTTTTGGCAAAGGTGGATGAGTTTGAATTACAGTTGCTGCTTAATCAGCCTTATGACAAGCTAAATGCTATTCTGGAGCTGCACCCTGGAGCCGGGGGTACGGAGTCGCAAGACTGGGGCCAAATGCTGCTACGTATGTATACCCGTTGGTCGGAGAAACACGGATTCAAGGTGGAAGTTCTTGATTATCTGCCGGGCGATGAGGCAGGAATCAAGAGTGTAACTCTCCTTATCAAAGGCTTCAATGCCTACGGATACCTGAAAGCCGAAAAAGGCGTACACCGTTTAGTGCGTATTTCTCCATTTGACTCCTCGGGACGACGCCACACTTCATTCGTGTCCTGTGATGTTGTACCTGAAATTAAAGAGGATATCGAAGTAGAAATTCGTACAGAGGATTTGAAAATCGATACGTACCGTGCTACTGGAGCCGGTGGACAGCACATTAACACGACTGACTCTGCTGTGCGGATTACTCACTTACCCTCTGGGGTTGTAGTAACCTGCCAGAACGAGCGCTCCCAGATCAAGAACCGGGAACAAGCCATGACGATGCTGCGTTCCAAGCTCTATGAGCGTAAGCTGCAAGAGCAGCAGCAGCAATTGGATGAGATTCGTGGCGATCAATCGGATATTGCCTGGGGTAGTCAGATTCGCTCCTATGTATTCCATCCCTATAGTATGGTAAAGGATCACCGTACCTCCGTGGAAACCGGTAATACAGGAGCGGTTATGGACGGCGATTTGGATGCTTTTATTGATGGTTATTTACGCAGCCAAATTAAGACTGAGGCTGAATAA
- a CDS encoding YitT family protein, producing the protein MQKINSRSKPPLIPLNGPVRHTVDIIMIVIGSLITAIAFNIFMLPNRIASGGVSGLSVLAQSWLGAEPAFTQWALNIPLFVLGVLFLGKQYGVRSLLGSFVLPLFIYFTRDFPVPTHNPLLASIYSGIGVGLGLGLVFRGRGSTGGLTILAQIIQKVSGLSFSMSVVLLDGTVITLAAFVLGMEQALYALIGLFVTGRVINTLEVGFSNTKVAYIISDQTEEISQAILHDLDRGLTKLNAQGGYTGDHRTVLMVVVGQNEITRLKAIVRSVDPGAFVIITEAHEVLGEGFKREA; encoded by the coding sequence ATGCAAAAAATAAATTCACGCAGCAAGCCCCCGCTTATTCCGCTCAACGGGCCGGTGCGACATACAGTTGATATCATTATGATTGTGATAGGTTCACTTATTACAGCGATTGCATTTAATATCTTTATGCTGCCCAATCGAATTGCTTCAGGCGGAGTATCGGGTTTGTCCGTACTAGCACAGTCATGGTTGGGAGCGGAGCCTGCTTTTACTCAATGGGCGCTTAATATCCCGTTATTTGTACTTGGAGTGCTATTTCTGGGTAAGCAATATGGAGTGCGTTCTTTGCTGGGCAGCTTTGTGTTACCGTTATTTATCTATTTCACCAGGGATTTTCCTGTTCCCACGCATAATCCTTTGTTGGCTTCTATATACAGTGGAATCGGTGTAGGTCTGGGTCTGGGGCTGGTGTTCCGGGGACGGGGTTCAACGGGGGGCCTCACCATTCTGGCTCAGATTATTCAAAAAGTATCCGGCCTGAGCTTTTCAATGTCTGTAGTCTTGCTGGATGGCACGGTGATTACATTGGCCGCTTTTGTACTCGGAATGGAGCAGGCACTTTATGCTCTAATCGGGCTTTTCGTAACGGGCAGGGTAATCAATACACTCGAAGTAGGCTTCAGCAATACAAAAGTTGCATATATTATATCGGATCAAACGGAGGAGATCTCTCAGGCTATTTTACATGACTTGGACCGTGGGCTGACGAAGCTGAACGCTCAAGGCGGTTATACCGGAGATCATCGTACCGTACTGATGGTAGTGGTTGGACAGAATGAAATTACGAGGCTTAAGGCTATAGTTCGCTCTGTAGACCCAGGGGCATTTGTAATTATTACGGAGGCTCATGAGGTGCTGGGCGAAGGTTTTAAAAGAGAAGCGTAA
- a CDS encoding flagellar protein FlaG: MNLQFSISANPITGQSRTEVATSDRAAAPDKEVASIRNAKDMSLKEKQGVNVSVAEEQLIRTIERAVKSLQGPQTTLDISIHEKTHDIMVKVINKDTGELIREVPAEKTLDLLANMMEIAGILVDEKI; the protein is encoded by the coding sequence ATGAATTTACAGTTTTCAATTTCTGCTAATCCTATTACGGGACAGAGCAGAACTGAAGTAGCGACTAGTGACAGAGCGGCAGCACCTGATAAGGAAGTGGCTTCTATCCGCAATGCCAAGGATATGAGTCTGAAGGAGAAACAGGGCGTTAACGTATCTGTTGCTGAAGAGCAGCTTATCCGAACTATAGAGCGGGCCGTAAAGTCTCTACAGGGACCCCAGACCACGCTGGATATCAGCATCCATGAGAAAACGCATGATATTATGGTAAAGGTTATTAATAAAGATACGGGTGAACTTATCCGTGAAGTCCCAGCAGAGAAAACTCTAGATTTATTAGCTAATATGATGGAAATTGCAGGTATATTGGTCGATGAGAAAATATAA
- a CDS encoding cold shock domain-containing protein, translating into MEGKVKWFNAEKGYGFIETSEGGDVFVHFSAIQTDGFKTLDEGQSVEFDIVEGARGPQAANVIKL; encoded by the coding sequence ATGGAAGGTAAAGTAAAATGGTTTAACGCAGAAAAGGGATATGGCTTTATCGAGACTTCTGAAGGTGGCGATGTATTCGTACATTTCTCCGCAATCCAAACCGACGGTTTCAAAACTTTGGATGAAGGCCAATCTGTTGAGTTCGACATCGTTGAAGGCGCACGCGGACCACAAGCAGCTAACGTAATCAAGTTATAA
- the fliS gene encoding flagellar export chaperone FliS: MITSPYEKYRQSSIQTSTPAQLVIMLYDGAIRFVRTGLDGLKQQDVEKTNLNFGKAQAIVSELMSTLDQSYEISKSLSSLYEYTNFLLIEANIRKNPEKAEEAIGYLTDLRETWLQASKLASGQTQAEGANG, translated from the coding sequence ATGATTACATCTCCATATGAGAAATATCGCCAGTCTTCTATACAAACATCAACTCCTGCACAGTTGGTAATTATGTTATACGATGGTGCAATACGTTTTGTTCGAACAGGTTTGGATGGACTGAAACAGCAAGATGTTGAGAAGACAAACCTTAATTTTGGAAAAGCTCAGGCAATTGTCAGCGAATTAATGAGTACCTTGGATCAATCTTATGAAATCTCCAAAAGTCTCTCTTCTCTATATGAGTATACAAACTTTCTTTTAATTGAAGCCAATATCCGTAAAAACCCGGAAAAAGCAGAAGAAGCCATAGGCTATTTAACAGACCTCCGGGAAACTTGGCTTCAAGCTTCGAAACTTGCCTCAGGGCAGACACAGGCTGAAGGCGCTAATGGATGA
- the secA gene encoding preprotein translocase subunit SecA, translating to MLGLVKKIFGDTNERDVKRLMKTVEVINGLEPTFKALSDEELSAKTSEFRARIEKGETLEEILPEAFATVREASVRTLGMRHFDVQLVGGMALHEGRISEMKTGEGKTLVGTLPVYLNALLGKGVHVVTVNDYLAQRDSAQMGQIYNFLGMTVGVNLTGMDHADKQDAYACDVTYGTNNEFGFDYLRDNMVLYKEQMVQRPLYFCIIDEVDSILIDEARTPLIISGQAEKSNELYYAADRFVKKLTIEEDYTVDIKVKSVALTEKGVATAERAFGVENLYDQAHVTLNHHIVQALKANVIMRRDVDYVVTEDEVVIVDEFTGRLMAGRRYSDGLHQAIEAKEEIEVQNESMTLATITFQNYFRMYRKLGGMTGTAKTEEEEFKKIYGLEVLQVPTNKVNQRADAPDVVYKSENGKFNAVVEEIVERHKKNQPVLVGTVSIENSERLSEMLKRKGVRHQVLNAKHHQAEAEIISHAGQPGTVTIATNMAGRGTDIILGEGVADLGGLHIIGTERHESRRIDNQLRGRAGRQGDPGSTQFYLSLGDELMKRFGADNVLNMMDRLGFEEDQPIESRMITRAVESAQKRVEGNNFDIRKVVLQYDDVMNQQREIIYKQRREILESDNIKDTVVEMIKPVIERVVEAHCSDDIPENWELQEVADYVNSKLLDEGALTRDDLWGKESDEIIEYIFARVLEKYAAREERLGAELVREFEKVIVLRSVDSKWMDHIDAMDQLRQGIHLRAYGGTDPLREYQFEGFQMFNEMSANIQEEVATYIMKAHIETNQERQSVIEEDKISTNAEPAEKRPVHVESAIGRNDPCPCGSGKKYKNCHGQNA from the coding sequence ATGCTAGGACTTGTTAAAAAAATATTTGGTGACACTAATGAACGTGACGTAAAACGTCTCATGAAGACGGTAGAAGTAATTAATGGATTGGAGCCAACCTTTAAGGCACTTTCCGATGAAGAATTGAGCGCCAAGACAAGCGAATTCCGTGCGCGGATAGAAAAGGGTGAGACACTGGAGGAAATTCTTCCTGAGGCCTTTGCTACCGTACGTGAAGCATCTGTCCGGACTCTAGGCATGCGCCACTTTGATGTGCAGTTGGTCGGAGGTATGGCTCTGCATGAAGGTAGAATCTCAGAGATGAAGACCGGTGAAGGTAAAACGTTGGTGGGTACATTACCCGTGTACTTGAATGCCCTGCTTGGTAAAGGTGTACACGTAGTTACGGTCAATGATTATTTGGCTCAACGTGACAGTGCTCAAATGGGACAAATCTATAACTTCCTGGGCATGACGGTCGGGGTTAACCTGACAGGCATGGACCATGCTGATAAACAGGATGCCTACGCATGCGACGTTACGTACGGCACGAACAATGAATTTGGTTTCGATTATCTGCGTGACAACATGGTGCTCTATAAGGAGCAAATGGTACAACGCCCATTATATTTCTGTATTATTGATGAAGTGGACTCTATTCTTATTGATGAAGCGCGGACACCGCTTATTATTTCAGGACAAGCAGAGAAGTCAAACGAACTGTATTATGCGGCTGATCGTTTTGTGAAGAAATTAACCATTGAGGAAGACTACACGGTAGATATCAAAGTAAAATCTGTTGCCTTGACTGAAAAGGGTGTAGCTACAGCAGAGCGTGCTTTTGGAGTGGAGAATTTGTATGACCAAGCTCATGTAACCCTCAACCATCATATTGTTCAAGCGCTCAAAGCAAATGTTATTATGCGCCGCGACGTGGATTATGTGGTTACTGAAGATGAGGTTGTTATTGTTGATGAATTTACAGGCCGTCTAATGGCTGGTCGCCGTTACAGCGATGGGCTGCATCAGGCGATTGAAGCGAAGGAAGAGATTGAAGTACAGAATGAGAGCATGACGCTCGCAACAATCACCTTCCAGAACTATTTCCGGATGTACCGCAAGCTGGGTGGCATGACAGGTACAGCGAAGACAGAAGAAGAAGAATTTAAGAAAATTTATGGCCTTGAAGTGCTTCAAGTGCCTACGAATAAAGTCAATCAACGTGCAGATGCACCTGATGTTGTGTATAAAAGTGAGAATGGCAAGTTCAATGCAGTTGTAGAGGAAATTGTGGAACGCCACAAGAAAAATCAACCTGTATTGGTAGGTACAGTATCTATCGAGAATTCCGAACGTCTGTCGGAAATGCTTAAGCGTAAGGGTGTAAGACACCAAGTACTGAATGCCAAGCATCACCAAGCCGAAGCGGAGATTATTTCACATGCAGGGCAACCGGGCACTGTTACAATTGCGACAAACATGGCTGGACGCGGAACAGACATTATTCTGGGTGAAGGTGTAGCGGATCTCGGAGGTCTGCATATTATTGGTACGGAGCGTCATGAATCACGTCGTATCGATAATCAGCTGCGTGGTCGTGCGGGCCGTCAGGGTGACCCTGGTTCAACCCAATTCTATTTATCGCTTGGCGATGAACTCATGAAACGTTTTGGTGCAGATAATGTACTGAACATGATGGACCGTCTTGGCTTTGAAGAAGATCAACCTATTGAGAGTCGGATGATTACCCGTGCTGTTGAATCTGCCCAGAAGCGGGTAGAGGGAAACAACTTTGATATCCGTAAGGTTGTCCTGCAGTATGATGACGTTATGAACCAACAGCGTGAGATTATCTATAAACAACGCCGTGAAATTCTGGAGTCTGACAACATTAAAGACACCGTAGTTGAGATGATCAAGCCTGTTATTGAACGTGTTGTAGAAGCACATTGCAGCGATGATATTCCTGAGAACTGGGAACTTCAAGAAGTAGCGGACTATGTCAACAGTAAGCTGTTGGATGAAGGTGCTTTGACTCGTGATGATCTCTGGGGTAAGGAATCTGATGAAATCATCGAGTACATTTTTGCGCGTGTTCTTGAGAAATACGCTGCCCGTGAAGAACGTCTTGGTGCTGAATTGGTACGTGAATTCGAAAAGGTTATCGTACTGCGTTCCGTGGATAGCAAATGGATGGATCATATCGATGCGATGGATCAGCTTCGTCAAGGGATTCACCTTCGTGCCTACGGCGGTACCGACCCGCTTCGTGAGTATCAGTTCGAGGGCTTCCAAATGTTCAATGAGATGAGCGCTAATATTCAGGAAGAAGTTGCGACTTATATTATGAAGGCGCATATCGAGACGAATCAGGAGCGTCAATCTGTTATAGAAGAGGACAAAATCTCTACCAATGCCGAACCCGCTGAAAAACGTCCGGTACACGTAGAATCGGCCATTGGCCGTAACGATCCTTGTCCTTGCGGCAGCGGCAAGAAGTATAAGAATTGCCATGGACAGAACGCATAA
- a CDS encoding flagellar protein FliT: MDELIQQLDQLTNDILDRLHEAPYEQLEFFVEDRQNLVDSIAAMVSSCQPTFAQKLAIRRIMEQDSAILARMNALRLEAQDWLQKRNQAKAQRNAYESGYAPESILMDRKK; the protein is encoded by the coding sequence ATGGATGAACTCATTCAGCAACTTGATCAGCTAACCAATGATATTTTAGACCGCCTTCACGAAGCTCCTTACGAGCAACTAGAATTTTTCGTAGAAGATCGTCAGAATCTTGTCGACTCGATTGCAGCTATGGTCTCATCCTGCCAACCGACATTTGCACAAAAGCTAGCTATTCGTCGAATCATGGAACAGGATTCTGCGATTCTCGCTCGAATGAATGCTTTACGTCTTGAGGCTCAAGACTGGCTACAGAAGCGTAATCAGGCCAAAGCCCAGCGCAATGCGTATGAGTCAGGCTATGCTCCGGAGAGTATTTTAATGGATCGAAAAAAATAA
- a CDS encoding flagellinolysin has product MRINHNVAALNTSRQLATNTFETNKSIEKLSSGLRINRAGDDAAGLSISEKMRGQIRGLAQAQRNIQDGISLIQTSEGALTEVHSILQRSRELAVQAGNDTNTNEDKQNIQNEIDQLRNEVDKIANYTEFNTIKLLNKPASTGTAILDNLQKGWLAASEKLVQDTFGIGGKNSNFSIILDTTIDGPGNTLAMVQYSFTPGVPGPGGNLQLHLDMADFTNSTYPNGGGFIANDRIIAHEMTHAAMAASINISTGMHSWFMEGTAEAVQGADERLSFSMGGMTSQQLADRIGTGSSAWGGTSDDYSMGYAAVRYLDYLISNNGGSGVKDIITNMASNTTLELEDAINANVQLNGLGINTLADFATQFRSAAAGGGVHYINTVLIPALANSDTGSILGSDRASSIGGGAAVKNNSDVVDESGYGTITSDPLTSYVEIWPSNTTADSIHIQVGANSDQHMDIQSTDVRSSSLGISAADVITNAGAAITIFDSAIKNVSMFRSSLGALQNRLEHSLLIAHNSEENLTAAESRIRDVDMAKEMMSQTKSNILAQAAQAMLAQANQQPQGVLQLLR; this is encoded by the coding sequence AAAGCTATCTTCTGGATTACGGATTAACCGGGCTGGCGACGATGCCGCAGGGTTGTCCATTTCCGAGAAAATGCGTGGACAAATCAGAGGGTTGGCACAAGCACAGCGTAATATCCAAGATGGGATTTCCCTTATCCAGACTAGTGAAGGTGCACTGACTGAAGTACACAGTATTCTCCAACGCAGCAGAGAATTAGCAGTTCAAGCTGGGAATGACACAAACACCAATGAGGATAAACAAAATATCCAGAATGAGATCGATCAACTGCGGAATGAAGTTGACAAGATTGCTAACTATACTGAATTTAACACCATCAAGCTGTTAAATAAGCCAGCATCCACGGGAACTGCAATTCTGGACAACCTGCAAAAGGGATGGCTTGCAGCCAGTGAGAAGCTTGTGCAGGATACGTTTGGTATCGGGGGTAAAAATTCAAACTTTTCCATTATTCTCGATACTACGATTGATGGTCCAGGAAATACTTTGGCTATGGTTCAATATAGTTTTACACCTGGGGTGCCGGGACCTGGAGGCAATCTGCAGCTTCATTTGGATATGGCAGACTTTACAAATAGTACTTATCCAAATGGCGGCGGCTTCATTGCTAATGACCGGATCATTGCCCACGAGATGACCCATGCAGCTATGGCTGCTTCAATTAATATTTCCACGGGTATGCATTCTTGGTTTATGGAAGGTACCGCTGAAGCTGTGCAAGGGGCTGATGAAAGGCTTTCATTCTCAATGGGAGGCATGACGTCTCAGCAATTGGCAGATCGAATTGGAACAGGGTCTTCGGCTTGGGGTGGTACGAGTGATGACTATTCTATGGGTTACGCTGCAGTTCGGTATTTAGATTACTTAATTTCCAATAATGGTGGGAGTGGAGTCAAGGATATCATCACTAATATGGCTTCCAATACAACATTAGAGCTTGAAGATGCGATTAACGCAAATGTTCAATTAAACGGTTTGGGGATTAACACACTCGCAGATTTTGCGACCCAATTTAGATCGGCAGCAGCTGGCGGCGGTGTTCATTATATTAATACTGTCCTGATCCCGGCTTTAGCCAATTCTGATACTGGGTCTATCCTCGGTTCAGATCGGGCTTCTTCTATAGGCGGCGGAGCTGCCGTGAAAAATAATTCAGATGTTGTAGATGAATCGGGCTATGGAACAATTACCAGCGACCCCTTGACCAGTTATGTTGAGATATGGCCGTCTAACACTACTGCGGACAGTATTCATATTCAAGTAGGGGCAAACTCTGATCAACATATGGATATTCAATCAACAGATGTTCGTTCATCTAGCTTAGGCATTTCTGCAGCAGATGTTATCACAAATGCAGGTGCGGCAATAACAATCTTTGATAGTGCAATTAAAAACGTTTCAATGTTCCGTTCAAGCTTGGGAGCTCTTCAAAACCGCTTAGAGCATTCGCTTTTAATTGCCCATAACAGTGAAGAGAATCTAACTGCCGCAGAATCCCGCATCCGAGACGTTGATATGGCTAAAGAAATGATGTCACAAACCAAGAGTAATATTCTTGCCCAAGCTGCCCAAGCAATGTTGGCTCAAGCCAACCAGCAACCGCAAGGAGTATTGCAATTACTCCGTTAA